DNA from Drosophila busckii strain San Diego stock center, stock number 13000-0081.31 chromosome 2R, ASM1175060v1, whole genome shotgun sequence:
GAGCTCCAGGTGGGCTCAGACTTTTGCGCCACACTGGTGCGTTCGCTCTCCACCAGCTCGCCAATTTTGTACTTCTTCATCATATCGCGCGCATCGTTGCTATGGCCCACATCTTCGAAATTCTCGGTAGCATCTTTGCCGGCCTGCTCGATCAGAACCTCCTCACCGCCGGGATGCTGCAAAAAgattaatgaatattttaataagttaaCATGTAAATAAGCAATGTGCGTCGACATGACCATGAAAAACGTACAAGACAGAATGAAATCTAAGCAGGAACTACCAAAGCGGACAGCGCCACAATATGTTTAAAACATAAAGCGCTGTAGCAGATACAGGGTGTAGCTGCTAAAGATAAATATATCTTGCTAATGCTTATAGGGTTTACTAAGATACGACtcagtaaaataataaacctttttattctataaaagtaaatttttaaaatctcTAGCGTAtgctttgttaattaatagttAACAATGTATTACAGTGTGAACGTGATACTTTCATCATACACAGGTGTGGAactgtaattgtttttaagcatttgtgTACATCACGCACATagaacatatttaaaaatatgcctCGTAATCATTAGTTTACACTATTTGAGGGCGAACCGGCGAAGTCTTATCAGAAAGCCACAAACAAATCGTGATAAACATTTTCAAGTTGTTTCCATATAGACTGCAAAATGCGTTTTggattatttttagttgcatatTGTAAATCATAATTGTTAACAGCATTATTTGAAATGtgctaaaatttcaaaacatttaacTTTATAAGCTTTTTTACGTATTTGTTCAGActacaaaatgaaatgcaaatgtgttACCCCAAAAGCCtgattttgtttaacttttgccctatttatattttctattgatAATGCGGAAATTTCGCAGTGCGCGCTTACTGTTTAAGCAGCAATATACATTCGCAACAGTAACAAGAAATcactaaaaatacaaacacaacaGTAATAACTTGACATCTGTTTTGTATGTCAAGCTCAATATCACAGCATGGCAGGTCAAGTAGTGATCATAGGTCAAAGTACAGGCTCCATTAAATGTATACGTACAGAGATACAACTAATTGTTGATTGGCCAGCACGCAATGAGACTTGCACCTGAATATGTATACTACTTATgcatgtataaattatatattgctatGTTAAAAAAAGCCAAGTAGCGATGATAAGACAACTTTTACTCGGTTTGCAAGTCGCAGTCCGCGCCCCATTTTCAACGTGTACCACTTAAAATGTTCAGCTGCGCTCACCTCATTTAGAAATGCTGTGACATCGTAGATATTGTTATGGATTAACAGCCATGTGTCCTTGTTGGTGTTGTGTTTGGCGACCTCAGCTCGCGTAAAGGTTTTCACTCCATCGCTCGACATGCTGATGACTTGTTGAATTGCGCTTCTATTAGTTTCTATGActaactttaatataaatatatgtatatatatatatatatagacacagTGCTGGTAAACGCAACAATAAGCGAGTATTATCTACAATGATACCCATGCATAGCGAGAGTAACTTTAAAAACTGTGAGAGCAGTTACCCTCAAACTGAAGAGCAATTGAGCAAGCAGAGTTGCTTTGAATAGCGCGCGTATATTCAAACTAAAGTCTATTTTTCGCATTCGAAAGAACCTTTATTGATAAGGCATATCATAAGCAATCCGTAATATTTATTACGTCCTTTAGTAAAAGGTGGTTGGTTGCTGAGGCAATTCTGCTTTAAATGTAGTAACTATTAtcataaaataattctttacgaacaattaaatcaaatgttttAAGAAAAATGTTGGACACTGtgttttaatacaataaaaaaaattgttgaacaatttcataaatttcgCGAGTTactgatatattttttttttttggtttttatttattatctatcTTGATTAATGCCAAAACTTtgtcataatttaaaaacccTTAAATAATTGATTGTCAAATGCCAAATCGAATTTgtactatttaatttacatttatgaaTTTCTAATTCGAAAGAGTTCACTGTAATACAAAACTTCCATTTGACTTGACAATATGAATATTATTGGGGAAGCCATAAATAATACGCCAAATTTCACCATACATATGGTAATTACCATTACGATGTTTCAAGAGTACACTTTGATGTAATCAATTATGGgaattgcaacaaatattagAATTGTCTACATATTACTTATTACGGCTATTTTCAAGAGTCTTACATGACAATAAGTGTTCAAGTGCCTGGTAATCTTCATTGCAGTGCAGATTGCGTCTTGCATTGTGTTTGGTCACGCTTATTTGATAacaataatatacatatgtatacaattttaatcGATTTTGATTAGATAGTAAGAGAGAGCGCCATAGACCCAAACCTCACTCCTGGCAAAAATGAGTGGTGATGAAATATTTCACCATATTGCTCAAATTACAGAAAGACAATTAAGCCACCAAGTCCCTAAATAATGCGGAGTTGCTCATTATCTTGTAATTCATACAAAAatccttttttgtttataggaaaaacaaagaaacaaTAAGCACTAAGaagtaaatattgattttgattAAGTATAGTAAACATAAACGCGCTCTTTATTGCTTTGGCATGCGGTCTTCCGCTCTTCGCGTGGTCATTCtactaaaaaaatacaataaactgATAAATATAATCATATCAAACGATATCAACTAATATAATGGGAGGTGCCATGGCTTCTCAATATAAACCCACTTGTAACCGCAAATTTAGCAAGTTTGATTTTAGCTGCCGTTAACAACACATCGCGTATtgaagtaaaattaaaaatattcaattatcgGCTCGAGTGATAAGTGATAATGACTGCTATGAACGGTGCAAGCGTCAAGGACGTTGACGATCGTCTTTCGCAATATAAAACGAATATTGTCTTGGGTGAATCGTTTGGTGGCAAGGATAAAGATCATAAGCACTTGTGAGTTTAATTAAtcactaaaataattaataaagatAGTTGTGGAAAGGGGTAAATTTcctgcaatttattaaagttaaatacaataattaaatattttgtggaTGATTGAGAAAATGGAAAAGtgattgaattgaaaaatacatatgtgtgtggaAAAACATgcagttataaatatatagctatatatgtatttataaacgTTTCAATTAATTCCagtgcaataaaacaaatttatttttatgatgctgtttaaaaattaagttatgcTGATTAAATTTGACGATACAGTGATCACATGTGAACAAATTGTGAATAGCTTTCACAAATAATCATTAcggtgcaatttatttataaacaatggcAAATTTGTTAGACTGCGAGTACTCACGCTGGTGCtgaaagctataaataaattggaaaaCCCACAACTTATGACTGGGTTTGACAGAGATAAAAGCGTTTTGCTATGTGGACATTTAAAGTTTGATATTAACGTCATATTTGATGGAACGCAAAAACTGTGGTCTGATAACGTTAAAACTCGGAACTCGTAATGAATTTGCACCATGATAGTGCAAATCTAAAGTAGCCTTGATTGGCAATTGCCGATAAGCAATGAACGATATGGCTACATCACGTTTCTTTACGACTTTTAATATTTCGTCGGGCAATACTAGTTATAAATGACGAATTATATGTATGCTGATTGTTTATTGCAGTGCGCCCaataaaacgaaaaagaaTTCTAAGCATGATAAGGATGATGCCAGCAATGGGGAGGAAGAGGGCAAGCCCAAAGAAGACATACCACCAGtggcattttttaaaatgttccGCTATGCGACGAGCACAGATCGCATCTTATATTTCATAGGAATGGTGGGCGCAATAGCAACAGGCTTAAGCGTACCTGCAAACAGTTATATTTTTGGAAATCTCGCAAATGTAAGTAACACATAAATTagcttttaaaatgttgctaaatctaaatttatttgcaggaCATGATTGTATTTACGAGGCCTTTGAATGACAGCTATTATAAAAGTTATTCCTTGATGGACCAATTATTGTTAGATTCGGTGCAACAGTTTTCGCTGCAAAATACGTACATTGGTATTGTGATGCTCGTTTGCAGTTACTTGTCCGTCACGTGCTTTAATTATGCGGCGCACTCGCAGATTCTGGCCATACGCTCCAAGTTCTTTCGCTCCATTCTGCATCAGGACATGAGCTGGTATGACTTTAATCAGAGCGGTGAGGTAGCCAGTCGCATGAATGAGTAAGTTAATTTATAGTGAAAGATTTGACTAGTTAACTATTATATTTGCACTTGCAGAGATCTTTCCAAGATGGAGGATGGCCTGGGCGAGAAAGTTGTCATCTTTGTGCACTTTATAGTGGCCTTCATTGGCTCTATAGTGCTTGCCTTTGTGAAGGGCTGGCAGCTTTCGTTGGTGTGCCTGACTAGCTTGCCAGTTACCTTTATTGCCATGGGCTTTGTGGCCATTGCTACCTCCAAACTGGCCAAGCAAGAGGTCAACGTCTATGCAAGTGCTTCTGTAGTCGCTGAGGAGGCTCTGTCCGGCGTGCGTACGGTCAAAGCGTTTGAGGGGGAATACAAGGAGGTATTCGCGTACAAGGAAAAGGTGATAGCCGCCAAGTTGTTGAATATAAAGCGTAACTTGTTCTCAGGCATTGGGTTTGGTCTGCTCTGGTTCTTCATCTATGCCTCTTATGCACTTGCCTTTTGGTATGGCGTTGGCCTGGTCCTCAAGGGATATGATGATCCTTACTACGCCAACTACGATCCAGGCACTATGATCACTGTGTTCTTCTCCATAATGATGGGCTCTATGAACATAGGCATGGCTTCGCCGTATTTGGAAGCCTTTGGAGTAGCCAAAGGAGCCTGCGCTAAAGTGTTTCATATTATTGAGAAAATACCCGAGATTAATCCCATTGTGTCTAGAGGTAAGGCACTCAATCAGCCATTGACCACAATTGAATTTCGTAATGTGGAGTTTCAATATCCTACACGCGAGGAAGTGCCTATACTACAGCAACTCAATTTAAAGATACATCGCGGACAGACCATAGCGCTGGTGGGTCCGTCTGGCTGTGGCAAATCCACTTGCATTCAGTTGATTCAACGTTTCTACGATCCTCAAGGCGGTGAGCTGCTCTTTAATGGCGTCAACATCAAGGACATTGACATCAATTGGCTACGTGAGCGCATAGGCGTGGTGGGACAGGAGCCCGTGCTGTTTGGCCAGTCCATCTATGAGAACATACGCTATGGACGTGAAGATGCCACCCAGCAGCAGAttgaggcagctgctgcagctgctaatgCGGCCatctttattaaaaaactgCCTCAAGGATATCATACGCTGGTGGGTGAGCGTGGCGCACAATTGTCCGGCGGACAGAAGCAGCGTATTGCCATTGCACGTGCTCTTATACGTGATCCGGAAATCTTGCTGCTGGATGAGGCCACGTCGGCCTTGGATACGGCCAGTGAGGCCAAAGTGCAAGCAGCGCTGGAGAAGGTTAGCGAGGGACGTACCACCATTATTGTGGCGCATCGCTTGTCCACAGTGCGCCGTGCAGATAGAATCGTGGTCATCAATGCTGGTCAGGTAGTGGAGAGCGGCACACACCAGGAACTCATGCAGCTGAAGAatcattatttcaatttggTTACGACGCAGTTGGGTGAGGACGATGATGGCACCATGCTCAGTCCCTCAGGtgatattttgaaaaattttgaCATCAAAGATGAGGATGAAGAAGATATTAAGATTATACAAGACGATCTGGATGTAACAcaaactaaatcaaaaaaGAAGTTGGGTAAAAATGAGAAGGCTTCCACCATGGAAGTGTTGAGAATGAACAAGCCCGAATGGAAGGAAATATCGCTTGGTTGCGTTTGCTCTATTATCATGGGATGCGCGATGCCTATCTTTGCTGTACTATTTGGCAGTATTCTGGAGGTGCTGCAAAGCCGAGATCCGGTATATGTGCGTGAAAATACCAACAAGTACAGCTTATACTTTCTTATCGCGGGCATTGTGGTGGGAATTGCCACTTTTTTGCAAATCTTCATCTTTGGCGTTGCGGGCGAGCGTTTAACGGAGCGCCTCAGAGGCTTCATGTTTGAGGCTATGCTCAAGCAGGAGGTTTCCTGGTTTGATGATCGTGACAACGGCACCGGCAGCCTGTGTGCACGTTTATCCGGTGATGCGGCGGCTGTCCAAGGCGTAAGTTAACTCAagttattatacactttgacatgcaaaaaaatagaaaagataTAAGCCATCTGTGTCTTTtgtcaaattgtattttaccAAATTTAGCCTGCATCCaactaacttttatttttgcactagGCCACCGGTCAACGAATTGGCACTATTATACAATCGATTGCCACCTTGGTTCTGGGCATTGTGCTGGCCATGTACTATGAATGGAGTTTAGGTCTGTTGGCTATGGCCTTTATACCTTTTATACTCGTATCCTTTTACCTGCAACGCACTGTCATGGCGGAGGAGAACATGGGCAATGCCAAGATCATGGAAACGACTACCAAATTGGCTGTGGAAGTTGTCTCCAACATACGCACTGTAGTATCGCTGGGCCGCGAGGAAATGTTCCACAGGAACTATATAGCGCTACTGAAGCCAGCCGTAGATGTATGTAAACATTACTATAATGCTGCGAATTCCACTAACACAACTGACTTATTTTAGAGATCCAAGCGTAATACTCATTATAGAGGAATTGTTTATGGCTTGGCCAGATCTATGATGTTCTTTGCCTATGCTGCTTGCATGTATTACGGCGCCTGGTGTGTGGTCAATCGTGGTCTTCAATTCGGCGATGTATTCAAGTGCGTAACTAAACTTCAGCGTTATACCgcgcgttttatttatttatttactttgtgtTTCACTTACAGAGTATCGCAAGCCTTGATAATGGGCACCGCATCGATTGCCAGCGCCTTGGCGTTTGCGCCCAACATGCAAAAGGGCATCAGTGCCGCTCAGACCATATTGAAGTTTTTGCAACGTCAGCCGCTCGTGGCCGATAAGCCGGGTGTGTCCAAGCAGCCGTGGCATTCCAATGGCAATGTGATCTATGACAAGATAGAGTTTACCTATCCCACACGCAAGGAGGTGCAGGTACTCAAGGGTCTGTTGCTGGCAGTGCAGAGTGGCCAAAAAGTGGCGTTGGTGGGTCCTTCGGGCTGTGGCAAGTCCACTTGcatacagctgctgcagcgcttctACGATGTGGACGCAGGCGCAGTATGCATTGATGACGTGGATGTACGTGAATTGGCTATTTCGAATCTACGAATGCAGTTGGGCATTGTCTCGCAGGAGCCCATACTCTTCGATCGAACAATTAAAGATAATATTGCCTATGGTGATAATTCAAGAATGGTTACGGATCAGGAGGTCATAGCAGCGGCCAGGAAATCAAATATACATGAGTTTATATCAACTTTGCCACTGGTAAGCATTTGCTTTCCTCTCTGCATTATTGGCTTGcttatctttatatatttgtagggCTATGAGACACGCATGGGTGAGAAGGGGGCGCAGCTTTCCGGGGGACAGAAACAGCGCATTGCCATTGCACGTGCACTCATACGTAATCCTAAAATTCTGCTGCTGGATGAGGCTACCTCCGCTTTGGATGCAGAGAGTGAAAAGGTAAGCACATAACTTTATTCGCTATTTATAGcactaaacaaatttgattCTCTTTATGCAGGTCGTTCAGGAGGCTCTAGATGCTGCCGCTCAGGGACGCACCACTATTAGCATAGCCCACAGATTGTCCACCATCGTCGACTCGGATGTCATATACGTGTTCGAGAACGGCGTTGTCCGTGAGAGCGGCACTCATCGAGAGCTCTTGCAAATCCGTGGTCTCTACTACAGTCtctataaattgcaaacaggAGCGATGTAGATGCTAGTGCTAACTATAGTAAGATTTTTAGTTTTACGAATATCGAACAAGTTTTTAACAAGTTGTCTATCAAGCACAACTAGTATTAAGCTGTATATAAATGAgcataattgtaaatatgtattacGAGCCAACTTTATAGTcatagaattatttattatgaagataaaatcaaaaataaaataagaaatgtAAGCTAATGAATTTCACTTGATAGCtgatgcaatttaattgtctATAAATGATATACTTTATGGCAGAAACTTAACTGAAATTTCTAGAAAACTCCAACACAACAATTTCTAGTCCTGATCTTGCAAGTCTCCACTACTTGCTATATCGTCGGAAATATAGGCTAAGACCATGTATTGATTAAATATCTACGGAAGACATAtgataaatgtaattaactttgtatatttttgtaaattatgtttgttcttgtttattttaagtttacaTAGTTTATAGACTTCTTAATTGCATATTACCCAGTCAATTTGCTTGGTTATCCACTGGAAACCAATagaaaattttgcttaaatttaaaaagacaTCCAATTTGCCAATATTCAAAATGTCTAGgtttaattacaatttcattATGGTTCTGTGCTATAGTCGCTGTGCTCGATTATTGTACAACTACAActagtttaaaataaacgtAACGTAAACATAAGGAAAATCTTACAGTGAGCACAGCACAGCTGCAACATCAACACATCCACGACATTTTACAGGGTTTGATCGGCAATGCTtgcattataaacaataaaaacttaatgcaGCCAATTATGATCGTATTTGGTATCAGCAGATTGGAGGTCTAACTGTCGTCCGCTCGTCTTACTACACAATTTGGGTAAAtgcttgaattttttgcttatGTAACTGATTTGGAGTGAGGTTTGTTGTGGGCTGTAGACGACATATTGGATTAGATCAGGAATTATGATGTGCCTTGTTTTTTCGTTTCGTTATGTTTGTTTAACATAGAACTTAATCGAAATCCAAATgtgattattattaaataaggTAAACAACAACTAAGACTACAGCTGCCTAATTTAGTTCTTCTCCTCCTTCTTAGCCTCGCCAGAAGGTTCGCccgaactgctgctgctgctgccaccgctgcTCTCGCGCTCAGCGGACATctgtaaaaaattattgcaataaaattatgtatttaataaaatatttaaaactaaatttatataaacgcACCTTCTTGTATGCCATCTCGAAGAGTTTCAATGAGGACTGTTGCAGCTGAGTGGTTTGCTTTCTAACCTCCTCTGGGTCAGCAGTTTCTTTGTTGGCCAGCAAAGTGCGCAAATCAGCAATTTCCTTCTTCATCTTCTCGCactacaataaacaaatattttaacagtttgtatatttttactgAACTAATTGATGCTTACCTCTTCGGCGGGCAGCTGGCTCTTGAACTCTTCCATCTTTGTTTCAGTGTCATGTACAATGCTCTCGCCTTGGTTGACAATTTCAATCAGTTCACGCTTGAGCTTATCAGCGCTGGCGTATTCCTCTGCCTTCTTGATCATGTTCTCAATTTCGTCCTTGCTCAGACCACCGCTGGACTGAATGACAATCTGTTGCTCCTTGCCAGTGCCCTTGTCCTTGGCAGACACATGCACAATACCGTTAGCATCAATATCAAAAACCACCTCAATCTGGGGCACACCACGTGGTGCTGGCGGAATGCCAACCAGTGTGAAAGCGCCCAGCAGCTTGTTGTCATTAGCCATCTCACGCTCACCCTGGTGCACCTTGATCTCCACCTGAGTCTGACCATCGCTGGCCGTTGAGAAGACCTGTGACTTCTTAGTAGGAATTGTGGTGTTGCGTGAAATCAAACGTGTGAACACGCCACCCAGTGTCTCAATGCCAAGGGATAGTGGCGTCACatcgagcagcagcacatcaGTAACATCACCAGCCAGAACACCTCCCTGCACGGCAGCACCAACAGCCACGGCCTCATCGGGATTTACCGAACGCGAGGGCTGACGTCCGAACAGTTCCTGCACGGTAGCTTGTACCTTGGGCATGCGCGTCATGCCGCCTACTAACAAGACTTCGCCAATTTCTGACTTGGATACCTCAGCATCGGACAACGCCTTCTGGCAGGGTTGAATGGTGCGCTTGATAAGGTCGCCCACCAGGCTTTCCAGCTTAGAGCGTGTCATTTTCAGATTCATGTGCTGTGGACCAGCTGCATCCATTGTCAAATAAGGCAGATTGATGTCAGTTTGCTGCGAAGACGACAGCTCGCACTTAGCCTTTTCGGCTGCCTCCTTAAGGCGCTGCATGGCAATCTTGTCCTTGCGGATATCAATGCCACTATCTTTTTTGAACTCGGCTACCAGGAAGTTAACAATGTAATTGTCGAAATCTTCACCGCCCAGCAGTGTGTCACCATTGGTGGACTTGACCTCAAAGACGCCCTTTTGGATTTCCAAAATCGAAATATCAAAAGTACCACCGCCCAAATCGTAAACAGCAATGCTAAAGAAAAGGAATTTATGAAACTTATATAATGCTTTGTTAGTTAGTTCTACATACATTTTATCCTCGGTCTTGTCCATGCCGTAGGCGAGTGCAGCGGCTGTGGGTTCATTGATTACACGCAGCACATTCAAGCCAGCAATCTGTCCAGCATCCTTGGTAGCCTGACGCTGAGAGTCGTTGAAGTAGGCAGGCACAGTAACCACAGCATTCTTAACGGGTGTGTTCAGATACGCCTCAGCGGTTTCCTTCATCTTGATCAAAATGAAGGCGCCAATTTGTGAGGGTGAATAGACTTTGCCATCTGTAGCCGATACCCAAGCATCGCCATTGGAAGCTTTGACCACTTTGTAAGAGAGATTTGTCACATCTTTCTTAACCTCAGGATCATCAAAACGGCGACCAATCAAACGCTTTGTGGCATAGAAAGTGTTGGCAGAGTTGGTCACAGCTTGACGCTTGGCAGGCATGCCCACAAGACGTTCGCCATCCTTGGTAAATGCAACATGTGATGGTGTCGTGCGTGCACCCTCAGCATTTTCAATGACCTTAGCCTGTTTGCCTTCCATAACAGCCAGGCAGGAGTTGGTGGTGCCCAAATCAATGCCGATGACAGCACCCTTAACTTCACCAGACctgcaatgcaaaataaacaattataaaaatatacacacacaaataggCAGAGATAGCACTAGAAGCCCCTGGTAACAATAActacaactacagcaacaggTTATAGTTGTGATAAGCGATGCGTCAAGttcatttttgatttaagcgaatttcacataaaatatatgtataagctaAATTTGACTACTTTTCCCGTAAAGAACTATTTTATTGCACTAAACTGCGCAGTACCTAAATGCATGTGCATTGCATTCAAATGTATGTAAGGACTGCAGGTGCATAATATACCaaacagttatataaataattctgcACACATAATTGCCTGATAATTTCCTAACGAAATATCCAGCAATATGTTCTATTACATAATTACTATCAATTGTTTGATCTCAAACTAGCCGCATGCATAGGCGGCAAAGCCCAAAAGCACTACATGGAGAACTACAAACAGCTTTTAAAACTCAAAGTTCACTTACTTGTAACGCAATTGTCCTGACAAACCATTGCTAGCAACTGGCAGGCTCTGTAAAGAAACAATTAGCCATACATTGTATACCATTTACACTTATTTTAGTTAGGAAACATGTTTAGATTGTATGGCGAGACATGCCGCCGCATTGCGAGTATTATGTAAAGCTCAGTGGGGTACTTACGCGGAATATGCTAGAAGCATTTGTGGGCGCAGCATAGGTGGCCTGACGTGCAAGACGAGGCAAAAACTTGGGAACGCGcagcattttgaattttaacttttttaatttcacacAGTGTGGCAcgaattgttaaattaaaatagagtGCAACCGCTTTGTAAAAGCGAAAATTTCGTCAGAGCGTAAAACGAGCACGTTTCCGTACGAGGGCTGTATAGTAACAAGAGCAGTGTTCATTAATTAACACAAAAGTTATCGATTTATC
Protein-coding regions in this window:
- the LOC108596691 gene encoding ATP-dependent translocase ABCB1, whose amino-acid sequence is MTAMNGASVKDVDDRLSQYKTNIVLGESFGGKDKDHKHFAPNKTKKNSKHDKDDASNGEEEGKPKEDIPPVAFFKMFRYATSTDRILYFIGMVGAIATGLSVPANSYIFGNLANDMIVFTRPLNDSYYKSYSLMDQLLLDSVQQFSLQNTYIGIVMLVCSYLSVTCFNYAAHSQILAIRSKFFRSILHQDMSWYDFNQSGEVASRMNEDLSKMEDGLGEKVVIFVHFIVAFIGSIVLAFVKGWQLSLVCLTSLPVTFIAMGFVAIATSKLAKQEVNVYASASVVAEEALSGVRTVKAFEGEYKEVFAYKEKVIAAKLLNIKRNLFSGIGFGLLWFFIYASYALAFWYGVGLVLKGYDDPYYANYDPGTMITVFFSIMMGSMNIGMASPYLEAFGVAKGACAKVFHIIEKIPEINPIVSRGKALNQPLTTIEFRNVEFQYPTREEVPILQQLNLKIHRGQTIALVGPSGCGKSTCIQLIQRFYDPQGGELLFNGVNIKDIDINWLRERIGVVGQEPVLFGQSIYENIRYGREDATQQQIEAAAAAANAAIFIKKLPQGYHTLVGERGAQLSGGQKQRIAIARALIRDPEILLLDEATSALDTASEAKVQAALEKVSEGRTTIIVAHRLSTVRRADRIVVINAGQVVESGTHQELMQLKNHYFNLVTTQLGEDDDGTMLSPSGDILKNFDIKDEDEEDIKIIQDDLDVTQTKSKKKLGKNEKASTMEVLRMNKPEWKEISLGCVCSIIMGCAMPIFAVLFGSILEVLQSRDPVYVRENTNKYSLYFLIAGIVVGIATFLQIFIFGVAGERLTERLRGFMFEAMLKQEVSWFDDRDNGTGSLCARLSGDAAAVQGATGQRIGTIIQSIATLVLGIVLAMYYEWSLGLLAMAFIPFILVSFYLQRTVMAEENMGNAKIMETTTKLAVEVVSNIRTVVSLGREEMFHRNYIALLKPAVDRSKRNTHYRGIVYGLARSMMFFAYAACMYYGAWCVVNRGLQFGDVFKVSQALIMGTASIASALAFAPNMQKGISAAQTILKFLQRQPLVADKPGVSKQPWHSNGNVIYDKIEFTYPTRKEVQVLKGLLLAVQSGQKVALVGPSGCGKSTCIQLLQRFYDVDAGAVCIDDVDVRELAISNLRMQLGIVSQEPILFDRTIKDNIAYGDNSRMVTDQEVIAAARKSNIHEFISTLPLGYETRMGEKGAQLSGGQKQRIAIARALIRNPKILLLDEATSALDAESEKVVQEALDAAAQGRTTISIAHRLSTIVDSDVIYVFENGVVRESGTHRELLQIRGLYYSLYKLQTGAM
- the LOC108596692 gene encoding heat shock 70 kDa protein cognate 5 is translated as MLRVPKFLPRLARQATYAAPTNASSIFRSLPVASNGLSGQLRYKSGEVKGAVIGIDLGTTNSCLAVMEGKQAKVIENAEGARTTPSHVAFTKDGERLVGMPAKRQAVTNSANTFYATKRLIGRRFDDPEVKKDVTNLSYKVVKASNGDAWVSATDGKVYSPSQIGAFILIKMKETAEAYLNTPVKNAVVTVPAYFNDSQRQATKDAGQIAGLNVLRVINEPTAAALAYGMDKTEDKIIAVYDLGGGTFDISILEIQKGVFEVKSTNGDTLLGGEDFDNYIVNFLVAEFKKDSGIDIRKDKIAMQRLKEAAEKAKCELSSSQQTDINLPYLTMDAAGPQHMNLKMTRSKLESLVGDLIKRTIQPCQKALSDAEVSKSEIGEVLLVGGMTRMPKVQATVQELFGRQPSRSVNPDEAVAVGAAVQGGVLAGDVTDVLLLDVTPLSLGIETLGGVFTRLISRNTTIPTKKSQVFSTASDGQTQVEIKVHQGEREMANDNKLLGAFTLVGIPPAPRGVPQIEVVFDIDANGIVHVSAKDKGTGKEQQIVIQSSGGLSKDEIENMIKKAEEYASADKLKRELIEIVNQGESIVHDTETKMEEFKSQLPAEECEKMKKEIADLRTLLANKETADPEEVRKQTTQLQQSSLKLFEMAYKKMSAERESSGGSSSSSSGEPSGEAKKEEKN
- the LOC108597503 gene encoding cytochrome b5 → MSSDGVKTFTRAEVAKHNTNKDTWLLIHNNIYDVTAFLNEHPGGEEVLIEQAGKDATENFEDVGHSNDARDMMKKYKIGELVESERTSVAQKSEPTWSSDTQNEESSMKSWLLPLVLCLVATLFYKFFFGGAKQQ